In Podospora pseudopauciseta strain CBS 411.78 chromosome 3, whole genome shotgun sequence, one genomic interval encodes:
- a CDS encoding hypothetical protein (EggNog:ENOG503P8ED) → MRAFDPSPQQTFPSGFTHDVSLVDTIGWTALKPAANSSKPKLSLQWLSQDKWPGIKHNSSKLALLDDSLIEDEAKSIGVVDSRCQLPLIQAMTQPLGKTWLPDRSSIEFGQPANTRVFGQSGTPVCVVEDMPDKTGKITKVAGFSSFVQVASDVQRYDLEGEKLYKRLEEGRVAFYGAFQVPPELRDGYRVA, encoded by the exons ATGAG GGCCTTCgacccttctcctcagcaaACCTTCCCCTCGGGCTTCACCCACGATGTCAGCTTGGTGGATACCATCGGCTGGACTGCATTGAAACCAGCAGCTAACTCATCCAAGCCGAAGTTGTCACTCCAATGGCTGTCACAAGACAAATGGCCAGGAATCAAGCACAACTCAAGCAAGCTCGCTCTCTTGGATGACAGCTTGATTGAAGATGAAGCCAAGAGCATTGGAGTAGTAGATAGTCGATGTCAG CTCCCGCTGATCCAAGCGATGACCCAACCACTTGGAAAAACCTGGTTGCCAGATCGATCTTCTATCGAGTTCGGGCAACCTGCCAACACTAGAGTGTTTGGTCAAAGCGGAACACCAGTTTGTGTGGTAGAGGACATGCCAGACAAGACCGGGAAAATAACCAAGGTGGCTGGGTTTTCTTCCTTTGTGCAGGTGGCATCTGACGTGCAAAGATATGATCTTGAGGGTGAAAAGCTGTACAAGAGGCTGGAAGAGGGCCGAGTGGCGTTCTATGGGGCATTTCAGGTTCCGCCAGAGCTGAGGGATGGATATCGGGTTGCATGA
- a CDS encoding hypothetical protein (EggNog:ENOG503NV0E), whose translation MASHTLQYGQQQSTNADYHGLQQQDPTLSDPIAPTPGMTSSPASPPLPRRVTFFQRTERNGSQAGIGLGINQQGGTTDYRRVRQASPFGSPPYDETKIPHGLHQNEYYAGIPDTPGFYSQYQNRDLSPDGPEKPPLRPPRWSWSWLNAPWVMYAALFLGIVFAGSHHAFYVSLNGKPADDQLKMMRFGGFLSYASKASLFAAVFFAYRQQVWVTVRRRRLRLKTVDGIFAISQDLTGLFNTEIWRKSKVVIFLAVIMWLFPLVVILTPSSLTVELREEAKQAECSTVRTLNFDTERKKNWRLADRLYGYPGFSLSLWNCTLTNSSEVFEPYNQTFYDYWDGISQPADLVTKQTAYSGNVVPRENVALDTCGRGWNCSYVITFEAPGYKCDELGRGLNMDNKALRDRGAPFDSSDLIPKGDYAYIADVMAGEYARPQVDTLEGGVPLKKPFPRHLGALRTEPVLWIGHSVRTRPNDALPPSKKDNADFQSGYEPVIFRCEHYVTRYTVQFNHTFSSQSTKVIQKEHLKPIIDTKLETANSTLSDGTNDTTTAQPKKNYILPYPDYELYRLSAAYHSLGLGFRQFLKGKIHYIPFPNPTTDATQTRLIDKATFLAVPNLMDAVQEFYENITLSLLSNPQFMIVSWAAEPQTRSGVTASESPEDDTSPKYPCVKTRIANSYLYVQRDLWIAYSIAILATIICVGLGTAALAQNNYHVRDVKVSSVIAATRAPCLEELPWKTSKWGEVPWEIKETRLGYGVISDRESVGTPQIGTGLSNRPTTANSTGASTVGNGRVYYGFAPPEVLERTRRETFGPERGRPKSSPFSFKIWEHS comes from the exons ATGGCCTCTCACACACTTCAATACGGTCAGCAGCAATCGACAAATGCCGACTATCATGGCCTCCAACAACAGGACCCTACCTTGTCAGACCCTATTGCGCCGACTCCCGGAATGACCTCTTCCCCAgcatcccctccccttcctcgacgTGTAACCTTTTTCCAGAGAACAGAAAGGAATGGGTCGCAAGCAGGCATTGGGCTGGGTATAAATCAACAAGGCGGGACAACAGACTACCGCCGAGTTCGACAAGCCTCCCCTTTTGGCAGTCCCCCATATGATGAGACCAAAATACCCCATGGTCTTCACCAAAACGAGTATTACGCCGGAATACCCGACACGCCCGGCTTCTATTCTCAATATCAGAACAGAGACCTGTCCCCGGATGGCCCAGAAAAGCCACCGCTACGACCACCACGTTGGTCATGGAGCTGGCTCAACGCACCATGGGTGATGTATGCCGCCTTGTTTCTTGGTATCGTCTTTGCAGGCTCCCATCATGCCTTCTACGTCAGCTTGAACGGGAAGCCAGCGGATGACcagttgaagatgatgaggttcGGCGGCTTCCTTTCGTATGCCTCTAAAGCATCCCTCTTCGCTGCCGTTTTTTTTGCGTACCGGCAACAGGTCTGGGTAACAGTGAGAAGGCGCCGTTTGAGGCTCAAGACCGTCGACGGAATCTTCGCCATCAGCCAAGACTTGACAGGCTTGTTCAACACCGAGATCTGGAGGAAAAGCAAGGTGGTGATTTTCCTTGCAGTTATTATGTG GCTGTTTcccctcgtcgtcatcttgactccttcctctctcacCGTCGAGCTtcgagaagaagcaaagcaGGCCGAGTGTAGCACTGTGCGGACACTCAATTTCGACACCGAACGCAAAAAGAACTGGCGGCTGGCTGATCGACTCTATGGCTACCCCGGTTTCTCGCTCTCGCTTTGGAATTGCACACTGACCAACTCGTCGGAGGTCTTCGAGCCCTACAACCAGACTTTCTACGACTACTGGGATGGCATTAGCCAGCCTGCTGATTTGGTGACAAAGCAAACCGCCTACTCCGGAAATGTCGTGCCTCGAGAAAATGTGGCTCTTGACACTTGCGGAAGGGGGTGGAATTGCAGCTATGTTATCACCTTTGAGGCACCAGGTTACAAATGTGATGAACTAGGTCGAGGCCTGAATATGGATAACAAAGCCCTTCGAGATCGAGGAGCACCTTTTGATTCCTCTGATCTGATCCCAAAAGGAGATTATGCCTACATTGCCGATGTTATGGCTGGCGAATATGCCAGACCGCAGGTTGACACACTGGAAGGGGGCGTGCCCCTTAAAAAGCCATTTCCGAGACATTTGGGTGCCCTCCGCACAGAGCCTGTCCTTTGGATAGGACACTCGGTTCGCACAAGGCCAAACGACGCTCTGCCGCCATCCAAAAAGGACAACGCTGATTTCCAGTCCGGGTACGAACCAGTCATATTTCGATGTGAACACTACGTAACCCGGTATACTGTTCAGTTTAATCATACTTTCTCCTCCCAGTCGACTAAAGTCATCCAAAAAGAGCACTTGAAGCCCATCATCGATACCAAACTGGAGACTGCTAACAGCACTCTTTCGGATGGCACCAATGACACTACGACTGCCCAGCCTAAGAAAAATTATATTCTTCCATATCCGGACTACGAGCTCTACCGGCTATCAGCCGCGTACCATTCCCTAGGTCTGGGTTTTCGTCAGTTTCTAAAAGGCAAGATTCATTACATCCCGTTCCCGAATCCGACCACAGATGCTACCCAGACTCGGCTCATCGACAAGGCTACTTTTCTCGCCGTTCCGAACCTCATGGACGCTGTTCAGGAGTTTTACGAGAACATCACCCTCTCGCTGCTCTCCAACCCGCAATTCATGATAGTATCATGGGCTGCGGAACCCCAGACCCGCTCCGGCGTGACAGCTTCCGAATCACCTGAAGACGACACCAGTCCGAAATACCCCTGCGTGAAAACCCGCATCGCAAACTCGTACCTGTATGTCCAGCGCGATCTGTGGATAGCCTATTCGATTGCCATCTTGGCTACCATCATCTGCGTCGGCTTGGGAACCGCGGCCCTGGCGCAGAACAACTACCATGTCAGGGATGTCAAAGTCTCCTCTGTTATAGCAGCGACCAGAGCTCCTTGCCTGGAGGAACTGCCGTGGAAGACAAGCAAATGGGGCGAGGTGCCGTgggagatcaaggagaccAGGCTGGGGTATGGGGTTATCTCTGATCGGGAGAGCGTCGGCACGCCACAGATTGGGACAGGGTTGTCGAACAGGCCAACTACGGCCAATTCGACCGGGGCCTCAACTGTTGGGAATGGGAGGGTGTATTATGGGTTTGCGCCGCCAGAGGTGCTTGAGAGGACGAGAAGAGAAACGTTTGGCCCTGAAAGGGGGAGGCCGAAGAGTAGCCCATTTTCGTTCAAGATTTGGGAGCATTCTTAG
- a CDS encoding hypothetical protein (EggNog:ENOG503P7T8), translated as MVRPFLLTIRRVGCAEKGKPKALRNKEQESDDLCLCSAEASPAIESRIVLTAKNQNGNRFASLPLNLGDSIQWKDSFTPTGTRTTEEVTIITSDSLLTTTTSDLSSATSSNTDTDLAFASSATTTNEFQAVPSATETPVVAAPFGGLGTAEKVSIAFGAVAGLMLILGALFAVRTLRHRRHVNDSVAGADHGEHANWEKGEVAAELTTEKSPVVGELSTDSKARPETLRSELAASSPTSPHSSRLSELSGHGMGRPAMHHQPYTAGMSPPYAYPPVFSSQGYPAQGNYATSFPQHGHSAHYTHQGYPAFVSTELEPHSAHFGHDTGQEDNMGSQAPQHSAMELPS; from the coding sequence ATGGTAAGGCCCTTCTTACTGACCATTCGAAGGGTTGGGTGTGCAGAAAAAGGGAAGCCTAAAGCCCTTCGCAACAAAGAGCAGGAATCTGATGATCTTTGCTTGTGCAGTGCCGAGGCGAGTCCTGCCATCGAATCCCGTATCGTCTTGACGGCAAAAAACCAGAACGGCAATCGCTTTGCAAGTCTCCCACTGAACCTGGGGGATTCTATACAGTGGAAAGACAGCTTTACTCCAACAGGAACCAGAACAACCGAGGAGGTAACCATTATCACCTCTGACTCGTTGTTGACCACTACCACGTCTGACTTGTCGTCGGCGACTTCTTCCAACACCGATACCGATTTGGCCTTTGCCTCATCTGCAACGACAACCAATGAATTCCAGGCCGTCCCTTCAGCCACTGAAACACCTGTTGTCGCCGCGCCCTTCGGGGGTCTTGGAACGGCAGAGAAGGTCAGCATTGCTTTCGGAGCGGTTGCGGGCTTAATGCTCATTTTGGGTGCCTTGTTTGCCGTTCGTACTCTCCGCCATCGAAGGCACGTTAATGATTCGGTTGCTGGAGCGGATCACGGGGAGCATGCTAATTGGGAGAAGGGTGAGGTAGCGGCCGAGTTGACTACAGAAAAGTCACCAGTGGTCGGCGAGCTATCTACGGACAGTAAGGCGCGCCCTGAGACTCTGAGATCAGAGCTCGCAGCCAGCTCGCCCACGTCTCCACACTCTTCACGTCTATCTGAATTGTCAGGCCATGGCATGGGGAGACCTGCCATGCATCACCAGCCCTATACAGCAGGCATGTCACCGCCATATGCTTACCCCCCAGTATTCTCTTCGCAGGGCTATCCAGCCCAAGGCAACTACGCCACAAGCTTTCCCCAGCATGGCCACTCTGCCCACTACACCCACCAAGGTTATCCGGCATTCGTCAGCACAGAGTTGGAGCCACACTCAGCTCACTTCGGTCATGATACGGGTCAAGAGGACAACATGGGTAGCCAAGCACCGCAGCACAGTGCTATGGAGTTGCCGAGCTAG
- a CDS encoding hypothetical protein (EggNog:ENOG503P8ED) has translation MVEMGDHLSLQQLPDALQEDLEPSKKDPVNAYWTCTPPDTVTDPDSGSVPLSVDKVPVVIPVRFHHPLLPLMSQPPDPHSIVISPIRPLANETVEEILNLLTHAIGFYHLINHQLQVIVPEDFDYQEELHKYPAEFGGFKVNFIRESFYPTADRAESTPVHLTGGSSTTTIGRQPSTANQPAATDVVAVFGSIVRISPSESKSKDRLEGKLEVLVIPEADQTKIYITVSTDTLAMTAVTAKSGAATPD, from the exons ATGGTAGAGATGGGGGACCACTTGAGTCTACAGCAGCTGCCGGATGCACTGCAAGAAGATCTTGAGCCTAGCAAAAAGGACCCCGTTAACGCCTACTGGACATGCACACCTCCAGATACTGTAACTGACCCCGACTCGGGGTCAGTACCCCTGTCGGTGGATAAGGTTCCCGTCGTCATCCCAGTTCGGTTCCATCATCCGCTTTTACCCCTGATGTCTCAACCTCCAGATCCGCACTCCATCGTCATCTCACCAATCAGGCCGCTGGCAAATGAGACCGTCGAGGAGATTCTAAACTTGTTAACCCACGCTATTGGCTTTTAtcatctcatcaaccaccagctGCAGGTCATTGTCCCAGAGGACTTTGACTACCAGGAGGAGCTGCACAAGTACCCTGCTGAGTTTGGGGGATTCAAAGTCAACTTCATCCGAGAGTCTTTCTACCCAACTGCTGACAGAGCAGAGTCAACACCAGTACACCTGACAGGGGGATCTTCAACAACTACAATCGGACGCCAGCCATCTACAGCCAACCAACCTGCCGCAACCGATGTGGTAG CGGTGTTTGGGAGTATTGTACGGATTTCTCCCAGTGAAAGCAAATCCAAAGACCGGCTTGAAGGGAAGCTTGAGGTCCTTGTGATTCCTGAAGCAGACCAGACTAAAATATACATCACCGTATCAACTGATACACTTGCCATGACGGCGGTAACGGCCAAATCAGGTGCAGCAACACCTGATTGA